Proteins encoded in a region of the Podarcis muralis chromosome 6, rPodMur119.hap1.1, whole genome shotgun sequence genome:
- the LOC114597771 gene encoding transcription cofactor HES-6-like isoform X1: MAPSFRPSKNRPSRDDEDFFEARGDRKARKPLVEKKRRARINESLQELRLILADTEFQAKMENAEVLELTVKRVQGILQNRSIDSDKLQREASERFAAGYIQCMHEVHTFVSNCPGIDSTIAAELLNHLLESMPLNEGSFQDLIADVLSDPSISQWPGSDGLSQTPGESPPALNLPSPNSPLPSPSSSEETCSDVEDTEAEQSHISLDGLDRSRTQNVPSSSLSKSMWRPW, from the exons ATGGCTCCCTCCTTTCGGCCCAGCAAGAACCGACCGAGCCGGGACGACGAGGATTTCTTCGAGGCCAGAGGAGACAGGAAG GCAAGGAAGCCGCTGGTGGAGAAGAAGCGGCGGGCGCGGATCAACGAGAGCTTGCAAGAGCTGCGGCTGATCTTGGCGGACACGGAG TTCCAGGCGAAGATGGAGAACGCCGAGGTGTTGGAGTTGACGGTGAAGCGGGTGCAAGGCATCCTGCAGAACAGGTCTATCG ATAGTGACAAACTGCAGCGGGAGGCCAGCGAGCGCTTTGCAGCTGGGTACATTCAGTGCATGCATGAAGTCCATACGTTTGTCTCCAACTGCCCGGGGATTGATTCCACCATTGCAGCAGAGCTCTTGAACCACCTTCTGGAGTCGATGCCTCTGAACGAAGGCAGTTTCCAGGACCTGATAGCGGATGTCTTGTCAGACCCCTCCATCAGCCAGTGGCCTGGCAGCGATGGGCTCTCCCAGACGCCTGGGGAATCGCCTCCAGCTTTGAACCTGCCCAGTCCCAATTCGCCTCTTCCTTCACCTTCCTCCAGTGAGGAGACTTGCTCTGATGTGGAAGACACGGAGGCTGAGCAAAGCCACATCTCTTTGGATGGACTGGACAGGTCTAGGACGCAAAATGTGCCTTCCTCCAGCCTTTCCAAATCTATGTGGAGACCTTGGTAG
- the LOC114597771 gene encoding transcription cofactor HES-6-like isoform X2: MAPSFRPSKNRPSRDDEDFFEARGDRKARKPLVEKKRRARINESLQELRLILADTEAKMENAEVLELTVKRVQGILQNRSIDSDKLQREASERFAAGYIQCMHEVHTFVSNCPGIDSTIAAELLNHLLESMPLNEGSFQDLIADVLSDPSISQWPGSDGLSQTPGESPPALNLPSPNSPLPSPSSSEETCSDVEDTEAEQSHISLDGLDRSRTQNVPSSSLSKSMWRPW, translated from the exons ATGGCTCCCTCCTTTCGGCCCAGCAAGAACCGACCGAGCCGGGACGACGAGGATTTCTTCGAGGCCAGAGGAGACAGGAAG GCAAGGAAGCCGCTGGTGGAGAAGAAGCGGCGGGCGCGGATCAACGAGAGCTTGCAAGAGCTGCGGCTGATCTTGGCGGACACGGAG GCGAAGATGGAGAACGCCGAGGTGTTGGAGTTGACGGTGAAGCGGGTGCAAGGCATCCTGCAGAACAGGTCTATCG ATAGTGACAAACTGCAGCGGGAGGCCAGCGAGCGCTTTGCAGCTGGGTACATTCAGTGCATGCATGAAGTCCATACGTTTGTCTCCAACTGCCCGGGGATTGATTCCACCATTGCAGCAGAGCTCTTGAACCACCTTCTGGAGTCGATGCCTCTGAACGAAGGCAGTTTCCAGGACCTGATAGCGGATGTCTTGTCAGACCCCTCCATCAGCCAGTGGCCTGGCAGCGATGGGCTCTCCCAGACGCCTGGGGAATCGCCTCCAGCTTTGAACCTGCCCAGTCCCAATTCGCCTCTTCCTTCACCTTCCTCCAGTGAGGAGACTTGCTCTGATGTGGAAGACACGGAGGCTGAGCAAAGCCACATCTCTTTGGATGGACTGGACAGGTCTAGGACGCAAAATGTGCCTTCCTCCAGCCTTTCCAAATCTATGTGGAGACCTTGGTAG